Below is a window of Perca fluviatilis chromosome 6, GENO_Pfluv_1.0, whole genome shotgun sequence DNA.
AATGTTCATATAACATTCCATGCATTCTGTTGTTGCTGAGAAAATGCACGCTCTTTTTCAGCTGCAACAGTTAGATCCACACATTTATATGCATGAACCTCTACCTATCTGCTGAAGAGCAATTTAACAATCGCGGTGGGTTTACATTTCTCAATTCGTCTGATCCAGTCAACCAGCTAACCCTATTGTCTCAAATGTCCAATCACAGGCCAAAACATATCCACTCTAGATCAACAATGGGTGAAATACCTTTCATATATATAGTTTTGCAAACTTTTAAATAGAGATGGGGGATTTGGCATTAAAAACCATTGATCCTTCTCCCAGGATGTAATGTAAGATGTGGGAAAATCTAAGGTTTAACTGTAACTCTTACTTGGGAATGAGTTCATTTGCCTGGTTTGTCCTGTTGGAATATTTAATCCAGTTGTCGTACACAGATGCGGAGTCCAGTCCAGGTGCATCGACCTGgagaacaaacacacatcaTGTGATAGGTTCCTGGTGGTGTGTGGACAatagttttgttaaaaaaaaaaagctggagaGAAACACCTGAACAGCTCACCTGTTTTGCGGCTTTGAAGATGATGTTCTGTAGTGATGGCATCCCAGAAGCCCTGAGAGTGGCATTGGCTGAGGAGTGGAAGATGAAGGTGTGTTTTGGATTAGTAACACTATTCAAGAACATTCCTACAGACATCTGAAGGCTGAAAAACCAATCATCAATAAAGCAAAATTGTACATTTCCAAGTGTTCTGTGAGGAAATTTGTGATCATTTGTCCAACTACAATGGCTGTTTCCCTTCATCTGTCCAGGTAAAAAACAAAGACTGTGACTATCACAGGGCATtagatatttgtatttattcctGACATGTAGTGCAGCAAGAGCTTCTTACCAAATACAGCTATATCCACATTAATGTAAGCGACGCTTCGTTCACTGAGCTTGGTGAAGTATTGCTGGAGAAAAGACAAGATCAATGTCATATTTGTAAGTCAAGTAAGTTTACAAGCAGTACTTATATACAGGAATATCCATCTAAactttgctaacattagccaccataagatatgtgtgttttattgcttatgaacgcataataataataatacattttatttataggtgcctttcatagcactcaaggtcaccttacagtttaaaacaagcaaaaatacagttaaaaaggcaaatagaattaaaacaaacacatttaaaagattgagatagaaaaatttaaataaagcaATCAATCAATTTTTTGATGGAGAGTGTATCATGTGGGGTAGGCCTTTCGGAAAAGGTGGGTTTTGAAGGAGGTTTTAAATGTGGGTAGAGACTCTATGGTACGGATGGATAGCGGGAGGGCGTTCCAAAGGTGAGGAGCAGAATGGCTGAAGGCTCTAAACCCCATTGTGGACAGGCGGGCAGAAGGAGTGGAAagcagtgaggaagaggaggattgGAGAGTTCTGGATGGAGTGTAGTGCTGAAGGAGTTCAGAGAGGTATGGAGGAGCGAGATTATGGAGGGCATTGAAAGTGAGAAGAAGAATCTTAAAGTCAATACGGTATTGGACAGGGAGCTAGTGCAGTTCTTTAAGGAGTGGGGTAACGTGTTCAGTTGTTGGGGTTCTGGTGATAATACGGGCAGCTGAGTTTTGGACCAATTGGAGTTTATGGATGGACTTGTAGGGTAAACCAAAGAGCAGGGAGTTACAATAATCAATACGGGAAGTGACAAGACCGTGGATGAGAGTAGCTGTATTATTGGGTGTAAGTGATGGACGAAGACGGTGTATGGTGCGTAAGTGAAAGTAGGCAGACCGGGTGAgattattgatgtgtttttcaaaaGAAAGTGTGCTATCGAGAATGACACCGAGGCTCTTGACATGAGTGGTATAGGAGACTATGgaattgtcaatggagagtgaaAAATTAGGACATTTTGTTAGGGTGGATTTGGAGCCAAGAAGGAGAATTTCTGTTTTGCTACTGTTTAATTTGAGGAAGTTATGAGTGAACCAGGTTTTAACTTCGTCTAAACAGTCAGACAGGGAATATTGAACATATTGCTTGGTGTTATGTGTAATCTTGTGAATTAATTGCAAATCACCTCTGTGTATTCTGCAGACCCAATAAGGCCGAACTCCTCCGCTCCCCAGCTTCCAAAGATAATGGACCTGCGAGGCCTCCATTTGCCTGCCATAGAGAGGAACAGAGATTAACTATTTTTCTCCAACAATATAAACCAAAACAATTAGTCACTCATTCAGCTCAAACTGTCCTCACCCTGCTTGACCATCTTGCCCAGCACTCTGGTCAATTCCAGCATGACCGATGTCCCGCTGCTGGGGTCGATGGCACCATGAACCCAACTGTCCCTGTGGTTCCCATAGATCACATACCTGTCTGcggacataaacacacacaaagtacatACACAGAGCAattaaaagctgaaaacagaTGATGTAGAATGTCTGATTAGGACTTGGTCTCTGGTCTCACCTGGCTCAACTGTCCCTTTTATAACTCCCATCACATTGGAGGAGTTCTTCTTCTCTTCATAGTTGAAGATGTCGAGTTTCACATCACTGGAAAAGAGGTTCAAATTCAGAAGTATGAAGCAACAAAGAATGGAGACAAATAGATTTCCCACTGCTATACTGCTGCTTCATCTCCAACAGCCAATTCAGAGGTGAAATAAGGTTTGAAAACCAGAGAAAAAGACTTAACAGatgtaatatataaaataaaaaaagatgatgtttgatgctgtttattttaatgaatttaatCAGGTGCATTGCTCAATACAAAGTCATCATAGATCAGCTTTAAATGCAGCTAATCTGTGAATGTGACTGGTACTTGAATACCTGTTGTTGAAAGCAGATGGATTTCGGAACCCCGGACCGCCAAAGTTGTAGGTACAGTTGAACGCTCCCTGCCATTGAGTTGGAGCTGCTTTTCCACCTAGCTCACTGAAATGACCAATTGAAAAACAAGTTAGAATTAGTTTACAACCAACCATTTTGGGCTGTTTTAATCCCACGAGCAGATTTGTCTCATGACATACCAGATCAGTCTGTAGGCATCCTCAAATCCGATTGGTTGAATTGGAATTGGAGGGATCCCTGTAATGTCCTCGACTGGTATTCTATAGGTTTCCTCTGCAAAATAATGTATAATTGTGaagattttaaagaaaacttaaacattaaagtaaaagttttacCTTTATGTATGTTAGAAGCTGTATGTAGCTGTTGTAAATGCCCCTCCTCAGATTGTATTGGAGCCAAAGTGCAGCAGAAGTACAcacactaaaacaaaaaaatactagAGTACCATTTTATTACCTTTGGCAGCCAGGTAGGGTGTGAGCATGTCTCCAAATTGACCGTTAAAGGAACCTCTCTCCACACCAGAGGGTGGCATGTACCAGGAGTGAGGATAGGTCTCATTGATGTCTGACATGAGACCATCGTTGATGTCCAAAGGGTCTGTGTAGACAAGCACACCAATGACTCCGTAGGGTGCTGCATTAATGGCCTGGATGAGACACACATGGCATTAAAGAAATGATTAAGAAATGATTGAAGACTGGGGTTTCCAGGCCTATTTTGCAGCACAATGAAGTATGCAAATCTTTTAAATTTGTTGATATTAGTTCTCATTGCTGTAAAGAAAAATCTGGCGAAGCAAGGCTGCTTTCATCTAAATTGGTTATACTGTAAACTTCTGTCCTCCACACCCTTTACTATCTCaataaaatgtgtaattttaaAGATTAGAGGTGTTGACTGTGTAGCACTTGCCAAAACATTCAAAGCTCACTAACCGCTACTTCTGGCACAGACATTTTGCCGCTCCTAGACTGATTGTCTCTGCTTAACTGtattaaacataaccaaacacaAAGAAATAATAAGTCACTTACTTTAGCACCTCTTCCTGCTCCGCCATATCTGGTGATCGCGATAGTTCCTCTAAGATCCACTGTGTTGTTCAATAGCTGGTAGTCATTTGGTTTCCCCTGGTTGGCGTAAACCAGTTTCCCCTTAAACCATCAGAAAAATCAACAGTTGGACGATAGAAGCAACACAAGTTATGGTGAAGTGATAACAGGATTATGGTGATCTGTTCATGATCACAAGTTCAGATCCTCACAGCTGAACCCAGACTGAGGAGAGGGAAGTTAAACTACACATAGAAAGGACAATATTTGTCTAAGaaatactgtatacatactatacatatTTATTCTAAATCTTCTCACAAATCCAATCTAAAACATTTCCCTGAGGTTTATTTCACTAAACTCTTGTGCTGTTATTTGAAACATTATACTGACTAACAAAATACTTATCACTGCCTCCTCTTTTATTACAAGCCTTATTATGGCTCCCCTGACATAGATGGTGACAGATAGCAACATTACAGATCAACCAGTCTTTGACACTCAACAGATGGGCTCTTTTTTTCAACTCAGTTTACATCATAAAGTGTTATCAGTACCTGATAAGACAAAATGGTTTTAGCCTTGAGGATGCCATATGCCGTTTTGTGGCACCAGTAAGTCTGTCAGTCATATCTGATTTTGACTAAACAATGAAACAGCTAAAACAAAACCGGATTCCAATTTAATTTTCTCTTatgctttttcctttttcactttttaggTTTTCACATAAACTAAACATTCCCCCAAGCTCCAGATCTACTCCACTTGACCATTGTTTAAAGTTATATTGCGTAGTTTATGTCACCcgccatgaggaattctaagtaatgacaacaaaactgtcggtgcgtccatatgatacaagccttccgtgattgtGCACCACCCCGACCCCTCAttcacgcagttgctagtaggcaaggaggacacggaggattaaaaaacatgatggactcttcagaagaggtaattatcttcacttaagTTTCTGCGCGCAAAAGTCAGCAAACAACACAATgttctaaacatagccatactgagaaatacagagagagttgtgtggagctgatagtcttaattaggtTTGTAGCAACTCAATTGGCAATGGCttaatgtaacggacgttcagtAATATGAAAAAGTtccgcactaaagctttaaagcagTAAAATGTCACTTACAGTATCTGTCCTCTCTCAGAATACGTAAGAAGTTAAGAAAGGGGCCTAAAAGGTTATCAGCTTGTTAAGTTGTTTGAGACAGGAATGTGACAACATGTGATTTGTATAGTGTCAGTGAGTTATTTCCCTGAAATGATGCATGCTTGATTTAAACGGGATGCCCCACAGACTATCTATAATTGTATCTGTCCATTTATCTGTTAATCCATAATCTGGATGTGCAATAAAATACCAGATGCTTCTTCTGTTACTATGACTATTAGCCTTCTTTGAGAGGGAGTCTTCTTTTTACACATTACATAAcccaaaagggggggggggggatcaatATTTGGTGTAAAAGTTAATATGCAGAGGAAATCATATTAACTTTATTATATGCAGCATTTTGAGGTTAAAAGGACTTGGAACTTTTGGGACATACAGTACTGAAGACAGTTCTATTATACCCATTAAATACATTCATTGTAGGAGGCTGGTgtacaagtaaaataaaaaaaataaaaactagaaTCTTTGGAATCCTTGGagtatttaaaagtaaaatattgtaTGTAAAAACTTGTATGTCATAGGTATTTTCATGATTTGTACATTACCAACCCGTAAAATACGGTCGCTTGGCCATTGGCTGTCAGCGTAAGATACAACGCAATAAGTACCCCTTAGCTTGTGTATGGAAAGCCCCGGTGTCACTGCCTGAtttgagtcgagtgcagatgtgagttgcgcatgcatcaccttgcgacaagtagcctacaagatgctaacggctttttgagctaacgttagcaatcaaacaatcatagatagctaaaacgtttttgaaatgattttttttaaaatgttattttagtaaagagaaaagttttttttatggattacacaaatttcagtaagacacgtaaTGCCGTAAACCGAGGGTTCGTGTCACTGAAATGtgcattttataaccccacctacaatcttttcctaaacccaactgtcgcgtgtttcttttcctaaacccaactgtcacattcttcttttcccaaaccaaactgtcccgttcttgttcCGCGTGTCACGTAAACGCACctttttataagcccacccacgatctttccctaaaccttactgcgtcaaaagtgacgtcaATAGTCCTGACCCAGTACGTTTAGATTAAGGGCGTTTAGATCTGACGTTAAAGGatacttttagcgtcaataacaacgccaaaggcacctgaccaagcgtccgtattttacgcgatgggagtgagaatgtgttgacgtGACAGGCGTACATGGCAGGCCTTGGTCAGCTCTGCTTGTTGCTAACAAGAGGCAGGTAATATTGATAAAGCAGCTGCTGCCTTGGACATTCTAAAGGATCAGGGATCTTAAGGGATATTTAAACAGAATTTCAGCTTTTTACCTTTGGGTGTCCAGCAGGGGAGTATGCTGCGTATGGCTGAACGACCTCAGGATCATCTTGGTCTGAAGGATAagtcttctctttttctctggcAGTGTACAGCACCTCATCAGACGGGCTCACTGAAATTAACAACTC
It encodes the following:
- the naaladl1 gene encoding aminopeptidase NAALADL1, with amino-acid sequence MIKQVLIGIVCGAAVLTAGILIGHFGITKSSAPSWVQDVAKDVDESLIEKFLSEVDNIQIQENLRELTKVPHMATTAGDEQTVQLMLKRWQDPETGLDQAWREEYMVYLSFPDPKKPNKVSVVSPSDEVLYTAREKEKTYPSDQDDPEVVQPYAAYSPAGHPKGKLVYANQGKPNDYQLLNNTVDLRGTIAITRYGGAGRGAKAINAAPYGVIGVLVYTDPLDINDGLMSDINETYPHSWYMPPSGVERGSFNGQFGDMLTPYLAAKEETYRIPVEDITGIPPIPIQPIGFEDAYRLICELGGKAAPTQWQGAFNCTYNFGGPGFRNPSAFNNSDVKLDIFNYEEKKNSSNVMGVIKGTVEPDRYVIYGNHRDSWVHGAIDPSSGTSVMLELTRVLGKMVKQGKWRPRRSIIFGSWGAEEFGLIGSAEYTEQYFTKLSERSVAYINVDIAVFANATLRASGMPSLQNIIFKAAKQVDAPGLDSASVYDNWIKYSNRTNQANELIPNVGYLSGAGSDYAAFVHYLGITSMDISYTYDRSKTNARIYPAYHTAYDTFDYASKFIDPGFVSHQAIARTAGNVLIRLADSLIVPLNCSDYAETLEDYLNTAVTLYQHQLQERNISMEPLKRAVASFRSAATHLDQVIHSSDLANETPLTVRRINDQLMLLDRAFLDPLAFPDKYAYRHVIWASSSAGKPTFPGLADAFANAESQSSAWDKVHYHLSVLSQAIEGAAHTLGDVI